In one Denitratisoma sp. genomic region, the following are encoded:
- the leuB gene encoding 3-isopropylmalate dehydrogenase, translating to MKVCVLPGDGIGPEIVDQAVRVLEALRQDGIKLEMETALLGGCAVDAAGDPYPEATRKLAREADAVLLGAVGGPQYDTLPREKRPERGLLGIRKDLGLFANLRPAVLYPELANASSLKPEVVAGLDILIVRELTGDIYFGEPRGIETRNGEKVGINTMIYSESEIRRIAKVSFEAARKRNRKLCSVDKMNVLECTQLWRDVVTDEAKNYPDVELSHMLVDNAAMQLVRNPKQFDVMVTGNMFGDILSDEASMLTGSIGMLPSASLDEKGKGLYEPIHGSAPDIAGQGVANPLATILSAAMMLRYTFGQEAAAQRIEGAVKKVLQQGLRTGDIFEAGMKKVGTREMGDAVIAAL from the coding sequence ATGAAAGTTTGTGTATTGCCGGGCGATGGCATCGGCCCCGAAATCGTTGACCAGGCCGTGCGTGTCCTCGAGGCGCTGCGCCAGGATGGCATCAAGCTGGAGATGGAGACGGCGCTGCTGGGCGGCTGCGCGGTGGATGCCGCCGGAGATCCCTACCCGGAAGCGACCCGCAAGCTGGCGCGCGAGGCCGACGCGGTGCTGCTCGGCGCCGTCGGCGGCCCGCAATACGACACGCTGCCGCGTGAGAAGCGTCCGGAGCGCGGCCTGCTCGGCATCCGCAAAGATCTTGGGCTATTCGCCAACTTGCGGCCGGCAGTGCTTTACCCAGAGCTTGCCAATGCCTCCAGCCTCAAGCCCGAAGTGGTGGCAGGATTGGATATCCTCATCGTGCGCGAGCTGACCGGCGACATCTATTTCGGTGAACCGCGCGGCATCGAGACGCGCAACGGCGAGAAGGTCGGCATCAACACCATGATCTACTCGGAGTCCGAGATCCGCCGCATCGCCAAGGTGTCGTTCGAAGCGGCGCGCAAGCGCAACCGCAAGCTCTGCTCGGTGGACAAGATGAACGTGCTGGAGTGCACCCAGCTGTGGCGCGACGTGGTGACCGACGAGGCGAAGAACTATCCCGACGTCGAGCTGTCGCACATGCTGGTGGATAACGCCGCCATGCAGCTGGTGCGCAACCCCAAGCAGTTCGACGTCATGGTGACGGGCAACATGTTCGGCGACATCCTGTCCGACGAGGCATCGATGCTGACCGGCTCCATCGGCATGCTGCCCTCGGCTTCGCTCGACGAAAAGGGCAAGGGGCTGTACGAGCCGATCCACGGCTCGGCACCGGACATCGCGGGACAAGGCGTCGCCAACCCGCTGGCGACCATCCTGTCGGCGGCGATGATGCTGCGCTACACCTTCGGCCAGGAGGCCGCCGCCCAGCGCATCGAGGGCGCGGTGAAGAAGGTGCTGCAGCAGGGCCTGCGCACCGGCGATATCTTCGAGGCGGGCATGAAGAAGGTGGGCACCAGGGAGATGGGCGACGCGGTGATCGCGGCGCTGTAG
- the asd gene encoding aspartate-semialdehyde dehydrogenase, with protein MKRVGLVGWRGMVGSVLMQRMMEERDFDLIDPVFFTTSQVGGKGPAIGRDVPALQDARDVGALKAMDIIISCQGGDYTTEVFPKLRAAGWNGHWIDAASSLRMKDDAVIILDPVNLDVIKSALARGGRSWIGGNCTVSLMLMAVGALYQHDLVEWMSAMTYQAASGAGAQNMRELLTQMGEVHRVAKGLLDDPASAILDIDREVAGILRQENFPTSNFGVPLAGSLIPWIDKELENGQSREEWKGQAETNKILGREASPVPIDGICVRVGAMRCHSQALTLKLKRDVPLDEIEGMIAESNGWVRVVPNHRDVTIRELTPTAVTGTLTVPVGRLRKLNMGPHYLGAFTCGDQLLWGAAEPLRRMLRILLEA; from the coding sequence ATGAAACGAGTGGGTCTGGTGGGCTGGCGCGGCATGGTCGGCTCCGTGCTGATGCAGCGCATGATGGAAGAGCGGGATTTCGACCTGATCGATCCGGTTTTCTTCACGACCTCGCAGGTGGGTGGCAAAGGCCCGGCCATCGGCCGCGACGTGCCGGCATTGCAGGATGCGCGTGACGTCGGCGCGCTGAAGGCAATGGACATCATCATTTCCTGCCAGGGCGGCGATTACACAACCGAAGTATTCCCCAAGCTGCGCGCGGCCGGCTGGAACGGCCACTGGATCGATGCCGCCTCGTCGCTGCGCATGAAAGACGACGCCGTGATCATCCTCGATCCGGTCAACCTCGATGTCATCAAGAGTGCCCTGGCGCGCGGCGGCCGCAGCTGGATCGGCGGCAACTGCACCGTCAGCCTGATGCTGATGGCGGTCGGCGCGCTCTACCAGCACGACCTCGTCGAGTGGATGAGCGCCATGACCTACCAGGCGGCTTCCGGCGCCGGCGCGCAGAACATGCGCGAATTGCTGACGCAGATGGGCGAAGTGCACCGTGTGGCGAAGGGCCTGCTCGACGATCCTGCCTCGGCGATCCTCGACATCGACCGCGAGGTGGCGGGCATTCTGCGCCAGGAAAACTTTCCAACCTCGAATTTCGGCGTGCCGCTGGCAGGCAGCCTGATCCCCTGGATCGACAAGGAGCTTGAGAACGGCCAGAGCCGGGAGGAGTGGAAAGGGCAGGCCGAAACCAACAAGATCCTTGGCCGCGAAGCCAGTCCGGTGCCGATCGACGGCATATGTGTCCGCGTCGGCGCCATGCGATGCCACAGCCAGGCGCTCACCCTCAAACTGAAAAGGGACGTGCCGCTCGACGAGATCGAAGGCATGATCGCCGAATCGAATGGCTGGGTGCGGGTGGTGCCGAACCACCGTGATGTCACTATCCGGGAGTTGACGCCGACCGCAGTGACCGGCACGCTGACGGTTCCGGTGGGGCGCCTGCGCAAGCTCAATATGGGGCCGCACTACCTGGGGGCATTCACCTGTGGCGACCAGTTGTTGTGGGGCGCAGCCGAACCGTTGCGGCGCATGCTAAGGATATTGCTCGAAGCCTAG
- a CDS encoding FimV/HubP family polar landmark protein, producing the protein MHKKILRLSFKASILAMALAVLPMGANAAGLGRITVLSALGQPLRAEVELTASREELSSLSARLASHDAFKQAGIEFVPALSSIKLVIDKRTAGKPVIRMTTDRPINEPFLDLLIELNWTAGRLVREYTFLLDPAPDVLARKPVASPAAKSDSTSIAQPSPVASPKQPELRADDKPRTEKPGEAKPAGEAQGREVQKGEYLRKIAAEAQYDGVSLDQMLVAIFRSNKDAFIDNNMHRLKAGRILNIPDREAVAAVDGREARKTISAHTADFNAYRQKLASAVAGAEAPKEDAAKQVATGKIGAKVEDKAPAPTEAKDQLKVSKAESAKDARLAQGKIAALEEDLAAKDRALKEAQSRQVELEKNLRDLEKLVELKNQNLAELQKQAAAKAAPVPAAPAKAPEPAPAAAAVPAAAEKPAEPVKPVEAAPPAKPVESAKPAEAPKPAPKKAPPPPPPPPEPDFIDEVMGNPAILGGGVLVLGLLGFVAYRQRQKKKQHEDGEAPPTTTANLTANSVFGATGGQSVDTTGSSMATDFSQASISAIDADEGVDPVAEADVYMAYGRDAQAEEILLDALKTDPTRTAIHVKLLEIYAGRKNNKQFETLASDLYAQTGGVGGDWEKAAAMGLKLDPANPLFGGATGDKQSVNTDTTIIVPAGETKQMRDTWTMPGELSQISEAVEKGGAATVILEKPVEASLEAPATAAAPALDFDLDLGAPAAAPAAPAPAAAAPAAAEAAGLDFDLGLDFKPAESKPAAAEYNPEATMIMDVAKASKPPAADLALDIKLDEPAAAQAADEGLHFDLDLGEPAAPATPASQPIDLEKTLAGGNALDFDFNIGAPAAPQTAPQAEPDIDLGSISLDLGEPASPAAEPAAGDEVTTKLELAKAYEEMGDKEGARELLTEVAKEGNAEQQAKAQSMLAKLG; encoded by the coding sequence GTGCATAAAAAAATCCTGAGACTCTCATTCAAGGCATCCATATTGGCGATGGCTCTGGCTGTGCTGCCGATGGGTGCGAACGCGGCGGGGCTGGGCCGGATCACGGTGCTTTCCGCATTGGGACAACCTCTGCGTGCCGAAGTCGAGCTGACGGCATCCCGCGAGGAGCTTTCCTCACTGTCGGCACGCCTTGCTTCGCATGATGCGTTCAAGCAGGCGGGCATCGAATTCGTTCCCGCCCTATCCAGCATCAAGCTGGTGATCGATAAACGTACGGCGGGGAAGCCGGTGATCCGGATGACAACGGATCGCCCGATCAATGAGCCATTTCTCGACCTGCTGATTGAATTGAACTGGACCGCCGGTCGCCTGGTACGGGAGTACACCTTTCTGCTGGATCCGGCACCTGATGTCCTGGCCCGCAAGCCTGTCGCCTCTCCTGCGGCGAAGAGCGATAGCACTTCCATAGCGCAGCCTTCCCCGGTTGCCTCCCCCAAACAGCCGGAGTTGCGCGCAGACGACAAACCGCGGACGGAGAAACCCGGAGAAGCGAAACCGGCCGGCGAAGCTCAGGGCCGCGAAGTACAGAAGGGCGAATACCTGCGCAAGATAGCTGCGGAAGCCCAATACGATGGCGTCAGCCTCGACCAGATGCTGGTCGCTATCTTCCGCAGCAACAAGGATGCCTTCATTGACAACAACATGCACCGCTTGAAGGCGGGCAGGATCCTGAACATCCCCGATCGGGAAGCCGTAGCGGCGGTGGATGGCCGAGAAGCCCGGAAAACCATCTCGGCGCATACCGCCGACTTCAATGCCTATCGCCAGAAATTGGCCTCGGCAGTTGCCGGCGCGGAGGCTCCGAAAGAAGATGCAGCCAAACAGGTTGCCACGGGCAAGATTGGCGCGAAGGTCGAGGACAAGGCCCCGGCCCCGACTGAAGCGAAGGACCAGTTGAAGGTATCCAAGGCGGAATCCGCCAAGGATGCCCGCTTGGCGCAAGGCAAGATTGCGGCACTGGAAGAAGACTTGGCAGCCAAGGATCGGGCGCTCAAGGAGGCACAGTCGCGCCAGGTCGAGTTGGAAAAGAACCTGAGGGATCTGGAGAAACTTGTCGAGTTGAAGAACCAGAACCTTGCCGAGCTGCAGAAACAGGCTGCTGCGAAGGCGGCCCCTGTGCCTGCCGCGCCGGCCAAGGCCCCGGAACCCGCTCCTGCTGCGGCCGCCGTGCCGGCTGCTGCGGAGAAGCCGGCTGAACCGGTGAAACCTGTCGAAGCCGCTCCTCCGGCCAAGCCGGTCGAGTCGGCCAAACCGGCTGAGGCGCCGAAACCGGCACCCAAGAAGGCGCCGCCGCCACCGCCGCCGCCACCCGAGCCGGATTTCATCGACGAAGTGATGGGGAATCCGGCCATTCTTGGCGGTGGCGTGCTGGTGCTGGGCCTGCTGGGTTTCGTTGCCTATCGCCAGCGGCAGAAAAAAAAACAACATGAAGACGGAGAAGCACCGCCGACAACGACAGCCAACCTGACGGCCAACTCCGTCTTCGGCGCTACCGGCGGTCAGAGCGTTGATACCACCGGCAGTTCGATGGCGACGGATTTCAGCCAGGCTTCCATCAGTGCCATCGATGCGGACGAGGGGGTTGATCCGGTGGCCGAGGCCGATGTGTATATGGCCTACGGTCGCGACGCGCAGGCCGAGGAGATCCTGCTTGACGCGTTGAAGACGGATCCGACCCGTACGGCGATCCACGTCAAGCTGCTGGAAATCTACGCCGGCCGCAAGAACAACAAGCAGTTCGAAACCCTGGCAAGCGATCTTTATGCCCAGACGGGCGGCGTCGGCGGCGATTGGGAAAAGGCCGCTGCGATGGGCTTGAAGCTTGACCCGGCCAATCCGCTATTTGGCGGGGCCACCGGGGACAAGCAGTCCGTCAATACCGATACGACCATCATCGTGCCGGCCGGCGAAACCAAGCAAATGCGCGACACCTGGACCATGCCGGGGGAATTGAGCCAGATTTCCGAGGCGGTGGAAAAGGGCGGTGCAGCAACGGTGATCCTGGAAAAACCGGTCGAGGCGTCGCTCGAGGCGCCTGCGACAGCGGCGGCACCCGCGCTGGATTTCGATCTCGACTTGGGTGCGCCTGCAGCGGCCCCGGCCGCGCCGGCGCCTGCTGCCGCCGCCCCCGCTGCTGCGGAGGCGGCCGGCTTGGACTTCGATCTTGGCCTGGATTTCAAACCGGCGGAGAGCAAGCCGGCCGCTGCCGAGTACAACCCCGAAGCGACCATGATTATGGATGTGGCGAAGGCGTCGAAGCCGCCTGCCGCCGACTTGGCGCTCGACATCAAGCTAGACGAGCCTGCTGCGGCACAGGCGGCCGACGAAGGTCTGCATTTCGATCTGGATCTGGGGGAACCGGCTGCGCCGGCGACTCCGGCTTCCCAACCGATCGATCTCGAAAAGACCCTTGCTGGCGGGAATGCCCTCGATTTCGATTTCAACATTGGCGCGCCGGCTGCTCCGCAGACCGCGCCTCAGGCCGAGCCCGATATCGATCTTGGTTCCATCAGTCTCGATCTTGGAGAGCCGGCTTCTCCCGCCGCCGAGCCTGCCGCGGGAGACGAAGTGACGACCAAGCTCGAACTGGCCAAGGCTTACGAAGAGATGGGCGACAAGGAAGGTGCGCGCGAACTGCTGACGGAAGTCGCCAAGGAAGGCAACGCCGAACAGCAGGCCAAGGCGCAGAGCATGCTCGCCAAGCTGGGCTGA
- a CDS encoding long-chain-fatty-acid--CoA ligase — MEKAWLKSYPAGVPAEIDVNEFKSIGQLFDRSVRTFRDRVAYTNMGKSITYGELDGHTRDFAAYLQSLGLAKGARVAVMMPNLLQDPVSIYGILRGGYTVVNCNPLYTARELEHQLKDSGAEAIVIVENFASVLQECIAKTPVKHVIVTSLGDMLGFPKGAIVNFVVRHVKKMVPAWSLPGSVRFNDILARGARLDFKEVEVGHEDIAFLQYTGGTTGVSKGAMLTHRNIIANLQQAHAWLKPFLPEQGTIVTALPLYHIFALTANCLTFFKIGWSNLLITNPRDIPGFVKELSKHPFEAITGVNTLFNALLNDPDFAKLDFSRLSITLGGGMAVQKAVADKWKQVTGVPLIEAYGLTETSPAATINPLDLKEYNGAIGLPVSSTEVAIRDDAGNDLPIGEAGEICVHGPQVMRGYYNRPEETAKVIMSDGFLRTGDVGVMDEKGFVRIVDRKKDMILVSGFNVYPNEIEAVVAMHPGVLEVAAVGVPDEKSGEAVKIFIVKKDPALSAEAVIAHCKENLTGYKVPKLVEFRAELPKTNVGKILRRALRDETVAK, encoded by the coding sequence ATGGAGAAAGCCTGGCTCAAGAGCTATCCCGCCGGCGTGCCGGCGGAGATCGACGTCAATGAATTCAAGTCGATCGGCCAGTTGTTCGACCGCAGCGTGCGCACTTTCCGCGACCGCGTCGCTTATACCAACATGGGCAAGTCGATCACCTACGGCGAACTGGACGGGCATACGCGCGACTTTGCCGCCTACCTGCAGTCGCTGGGCCTGGCCAAGGGTGCGCGCGTCGCCGTGATGATGCCCAACCTGCTGCAGGACCCGGTGAGCATCTACGGCATCCTGCGCGGCGGCTACACGGTGGTGAACTGCAATCCCCTCTATACGGCGCGCGAGCTCGAGCACCAGTTGAAGGATTCCGGCGCCGAGGCGATCGTCATCGTCGAGAACTTCGCCAGCGTGCTGCAGGAATGCATCGCCAAAACCCCCGTCAAGCACGTCATCGTCACCAGCCTGGGCGACATGCTCGGTTTTCCCAAGGGCGCCATCGTCAACTTCGTCGTCAGGCACGTAAAGAAGATGGTACCGGCCTGGAGCCTGCCGGGATCGGTGCGCTTCAATGACATCCTGGCGCGCGGCGCCCGGCTTGACTTCAAGGAGGTGGAGGTCGGCCACGAGGACATCGCCTTCCTGCAGTACACCGGCGGGACGACGGGCGTTTCCAAGGGCGCCATGCTGACCCACCGCAACATCATCGCCAACCTGCAGCAGGCACACGCCTGGCTGAAGCCCTTCCTGCCCGAGCAGGGCACCATCGTCACGGCGCTGCCGCTGTATCATATCTTCGCCCTGACGGCGAACTGCCTGACCTTCTTCAAGATCGGCTGGAGCAACCTGCTCATCACCAACCCGCGCGACATCCCGGGCTTCGTCAAGGAACTGTCCAAGCATCCCTTCGAGGCCATCACCGGCGTGAATACCCTGTTCAACGCCCTGCTCAACGACCCGGATTTCGCCAAGCTCGACTTCTCCAGGCTGAGCATCACTCTTGGTGGCGGCATGGCCGTGCAGAAGGCGGTGGCGGACAAATGGAAACAGGTCACCGGGGTGCCATTGATCGAGGCTTATGGCCTGACGGAAACCTCGCCGGCGGCGACCATCAACCCGCTCGACCTGAAGGAGTACAACGGTGCCATCGGCCTGCCGGTGTCCTCGACCGAGGTCGCCATCCGCGACGATGCCGGCAACGACCTGCCGATCGGGGAAGCCGGCGAAATCTGTGTCCACGGCCCGCAGGTGATGCGCGGCTACTACAATCGCCCCGAGGAGACCGCGAAGGTCATCATGTCTGACGGCTTCCTGCGTACGGGCGACGTCGGCGTGATGGACGAGAAGGGCTTCGTGCGCATCGTCGATCGCAAGAAGGACATGATCCTGGTCTCCGGCTTCAACGTCTATCCGAACGAGATCGAGGCGGTTGTCGCCATGCACCCGGGCGTGCTGGAGGTGGCGGCGGTGGGCGTGCCGGACGAGAAGTCGGGGGAGGCGGTGAAGATCTTCATTGTCAAGAAAGACCCGGCCCTCAGCGCAGAGGCGGTGATCGCCCACTGCAAGGAAAACCTTACCGGCTACAAAGTGCCGAAATTGGTCGAGTTCCGCGCCGAGCTGCCGAAGACCAACGTCGGCAAGATCCTGCGCCGGGCACTGCGCGACGAAACAGTGGCCAAGTAA
- a CDS encoding CBS domain-containing protein — protein MQVSEILAVKGQALFTIAPGKTLADAVAIMTGQDVGSLVVFDAGRMVGMLTFREVLKAVQQGGAAWGGMAISGVMVREPVVAGPGMEVDDLRRLMIEHHMRYLPVMDGGTLMGVISFHDVARAVLEEQSFENRMLKAYIRDWPAEAGGS, from the coding sequence ATGCAAGTCAGCGAAATTCTTGCGGTAAAGGGCCAGGCCCTGTTCACGATCGCGCCAGGCAAGACGCTGGCCGATGCTGTGGCGATCATGACTGGCCAGGACGTGGGCTCGCTCGTCGTCTTCGATGCGGGGCGCATGGTCGGCATGCTGACCTTCCGCGAGGTGCTCAAGGCTGTACAGCAGGGCGGTGCAGCCTGGGGCGGCATGGCCATTTCGGGCGTCATGGTGCGCGAGCCCGTCGTGGCCGGTCCGGGGATGGAAGTCGACGATCTGCGCCGCCTGATGATCGAGCATCACATGCGCTACCTGCCGGTCATGGACGGCGGCACGCTGATGGGCGTCATTTCCTTCCACGACGTGGCGCGGGCGGTGCTCGAGGAGCAGAGCTTCGAGAACCGCATGCTGAAGGCCTACATCCGCGACTGGCCTGCCGAGGCCGGCGGCAGTTGA
- a CDS encoding MFS transporter has translation MMVPYWRLSAYYFFYFAFIGAFSPYFTLYLKSLEFSAWDIGVLMSLMQVMRLLAPNLWGWLADRLGAKTPIVRGAALMSLFGFSCFFFTQSFAGFFIGMTLLAFFWSASLPLVEALTFTHLGAQASRYGAIRLWGSVGFITAVLGLGWLLDRLPLSATLWVSVAILGGILACALVLPEKREERHETDRLPIGDILRRREVKALFAACFFMAAAHGALYVFYSIYLVSRGYGTTMVGFLWTLGVVAEIVVFLYLPRLLHAFPLRAILLFSFACAFVRFLLIGWGVEWLAVVLVAQLLHAATFGAYHAAAVAAVNRWFAGRHQARGQALYGSVSFGAGGMLGGLLSGWAWDATGAELTYTMSSAFALAGMIILWRGWRPA, from the coding sequence CTGATGGTTCCCTACTGGCGCCTGTCGGCGTACTACTTCTTCTACTTCGCCTTCATCGGCGCCTTTTCCCCCTACTTCACGCTCTACCTGAAGTCGCTGGAGTTCTCGGCCTGGGACATCGGCGTGCTGATGTCGCTGATGCAGGTCATGCGCCTGCTGGCGCCGAACCTGTGGGGCTGGCTGGCGGACCGGCTCGGCGCCAAGACGCCGATCGTGCGCGGCGCGGCGCTGATGAGCCTCTTCGGCTTTTCCTGCTTTTTCTTCACGCAGAGCTTCGCCGGGTTCTTTATCGGCATGACGCTGCTGGCCTTCTTCTGGAGTGCTTCGCTGCCGCTGGTCGAGGCGCTGACTTTCACGCACCTCGGCGCGCAGGCCAGCCGCTACGGCGCGATCCGCCTGTGGGGCTCGGTCGGCTTCATCACCGCGGTTCTGGGACTGGGTTGGCTGCTCGACCGCCTGCCGCTTTCGGCGACCTTGTGGGTTTCGGTGGCGATCCTGGGCGGCATTCTCGCCTGCGCCCTGGTGCTTCCGGAAAAACGGGAAGAAAGGCACGAGACCGACCGCCTGCCGATCGGCGACATCCTGCGCCGACGGGAAGTGAAGGCCCTGTTCGCCGCCTGCTTCTTCATGGCGGCGGCGCACGGCGCGCTGTATGTGTTCTATTCGATCTACCTCGTCAGCCGCGGCTACGGCACGACCATGGTCGGCTTTTTGTGGACGCTGGGTGTGGTGGCCGAAATCGTCGTCTTCCTGTACCTGCCGCGCCTGCTACACGCTTTTCCGCTGCGCGCCATCCTGCTGTTCAGCTTTGCCTGCGCATTCGTGCGCTTTCTCTTGATTGGCTGGGGCGTCGAATGGCTGGCGGTCGTTTTGGTCGCGCAGTTGCTGCATGCGGCGACGTTCGGCGCTTATCACGCGGCGGCGGTAGCCGCGGTTAATCGCTGGTTTGCCGGCCGTCACCAGGCGCGCGGGCAGGCGCTCTACGGCAGCGTGTCTTTCGGTGCCGGCGGTATGCTGGGAGGGCTGCTCAGCGGTTGGGCCTGGGATGCAACGGGTGCCGAGCTGACATATACGATGAGTTCCGCCTTCGCCTTGGCCGGCATGATTATCCTCTGGCGCGGCTGGCGGCCTGCCTAG
- a CDS encoding YdcH family protein, which yields MELQQHDLHHEFPEYKDAIHQLKTGNHHFAKLFDEYHRVNKDIRRIEENEEPVMDEALEDMKKERLRLKDELHAMLRAYKA from the coding sequence ATGGAATTGCAGCAGCACGACCTGCACCACGAATTCCCCGAGTACAAGGACGCCATCCACCAGTTGAAGACCGGCAATCACCACTTTGCCAAGCTCTTCGACGAGTACCACCGCGTAAACAAGGATATCCGGCGCATCGAGGAAAACGAGGAACCAGTGATGGATGAGGCCCTAGAGGACATGAAGAAGGAACGCCTCAGGCTGAAGGACGAGTTGCACGCCATGCTGCGCGCCTACAAGGCATAA
- the aroC gene encoding chorismate synthase — protein MSGNTLGTLFCVTSFGESHGPAIGCVVDGCPPGLALSEADIQVELDRRKPGTSRHVTQRRESDTVEILSGVFEGRTTGTPIALLIRNEDQRSKDYGNIAETFRPGHADYTYWQKYGIRDYRGGGRASARETAVRVAAGAIARKWLRERYGIVVRGCLSQLGPIGITFKSWEGVYANPFFVADPDCVTKLEDYMDQLRKSGDSVGGKVTVVAEGVPVGWGEPVYDRLDADIAYAMMGINAVKGVEIGAGFASVAQRGTEHSDEMTPEGYLSNNAGGTLGGISSGQEVVVHVAVKPTSSIRLPRRSIDKQGRPVTVETHGRHDPCVAIRATPVAEAMLALVLMDHALRHRAQCGDVSCPTPKIAARAPKTAAPIGAAVENPEPDEA, from the coding sequence ATGTCCGGCAACACCCTCGGCACACTGTTCTGCGTCACTTCCTTTGGCGAGTCGCACGGCCCGGCGATCGGCTGTGTCGTCGACGGCTGTCCGCCGGGTCTGGCGCTCAGCGAGGCAGACATCCAGGTCGAACTGGACCGGCGCAAGCCCGGCACCTCGCGCCACGTCACGCAGCGGCGCGAATCCGACACCGTCGAGATCCTCTCCGGGGTTTTCGAGGGCCGTACCACCGGCACGCCGATTGCGCTGCTCATCCGCAACGAGGATCAGCGCAGCAAGGACTACGGCAACATCGCCGAGACTTTCCGGCCGGGGCACGCCGACTACACCTACTGGCAGAAATACGGCATCCGTGACTACCGCGGCGGTGGCCGCGCCTCGGCGCGCGAGACGGCGGTGCGCGTGGCGGCCGGCGCCATCGCCCGGAAATGGCTGCGCGAGCGCTATGGCATCGTCGTGCGCGGCTGCCTGTCGCAACTCGGGCCGATCGGGATAACGTTCAAGTCGTGGGAGGGCGTGTACGCCAATCCCTTCTTTGTCGCCGATCCGGACTGCGTGACGAAGCTTGAAGACTACATGGACCAATTGCGCAAGTCGGGCGATTCGGTCGGCGGCAAGGTCACCGTGGTGGCCGAGGGCGTGCCGGTCGGCTGGGGCGAGCCGGTGTATGACCGGCTGGACGCGGACATCGCCTATGCGATGATGGGCATCAATGCCGTGAAGGGCGTCGAAATTGGCGCCGGCTTTGCCAGTGTTGCGCAAAGGGGCACCGAGCATTCGGACGAAATGACGCCGGAGGGCTATCTCTCGAACAATGCCGGCGGTACCCTGGGAGGCATCTCGAGCGGACAGGAAGTCGTCGTGCATGTCGCCGTCAAGCCGACTTCCAGCATCCGCCTGCCGCGCCGGTCGATCGACAAGCAGGGCCGGCCCGTGACGGTGGAAACCCATGGACGCCACGATCCCTGCGTTGCCATTCGTGCCACGCCGGTGGCCGAAGCCATGCTGGCGCTGGTGCTGATGGACCACGCGCTGCGCCACCGCGCGCAATGCGGCGACGTCAGCTGCCCGACGCCGAAGATCGCCGCGCGCGCACCGAAAACGGCAGCTCCGATCGGTGCCGCCGTGGAAAATCCCGAACCGGACGAGGCCTGA
- a CDS encoding entericidin A/B family lipoprotein: MKRLNLLLAFIAMLALAACNTVQGVGKDIQAGGKAVEKVAK; this comes from the coding sequence ATGAAACGACTGAATCTGTTACTGGCCTTTATCGCCATGCTTGCGCTGGCAGCCTGCAATACTGTCCAGGGCGTGGGCAAGGACATCCAGGCGGGCGGCAAGGCGGTGGAGAAGGTGGCCAAGTAA